The Pan troglodytes isolate AG18354 chromosome 7, NHGRI_mPanTro3-v2.0_pri, whole genome shotgun sequence genome has a window encoding:
- the LOC129135627 gene encoding MAM and LDL-receptor class A domain-containing protein 1-like has protein sequence MCEWTSEASAGQISWMRTKATEIPAFESTPQQDQGSDDEGYYVWVGAKHVFTLNHLDRRAYLNSSVCHCLGKSCHLQFYYAMESSVLRVRLYNNEEEEIFWTCNISTHSQWVKADVLIPEDLKTFQIIFEGTL, from the exons ATGTGTGAGTGGACGTCAGAAGCATCTGCTGGCCAAATTTCCTGGATGCGCACAAAAGCGACAGAGATCCCTGCATTCGAATCCACACCTCAGCAGGATCAAGGAAGTGATgatgaag gtTATTATGTATGGGTAGGCGCTAAGCATGTTTTCACTCTTAACCATTTAGACAGAAGGGCTTACCTAAATAGCTCTGTGTGTCATTGCCTGGGCAAGAGCTGTCATCTTCAATTCTATTATGCAATGGAAAGCAGTGTCCTGAGAGTAAGACTGTATAATAATGAG gaagaagaaatattttggacaTGCAACATATCAACTCACAGCCAATGGGTGAAAGCAGATGTGTTAATACCAGAAGATCTGAAGACATTTcag attatttttgaagGGACTCTTTAG